A single region of the Methanothermobacter sp. K4 genome encodes:
- a CDS encoding signal recognition particle subunit SRP19/SEC65 family protein: protein MIIWPAYLDSRKSRSQGRRVPLEYAVESPTASEILRAAKKLQLEARMESDKSYPSSWWESSGRVIVEYEGSKRELLIKLARLLRSSKKN from the coding sequence ATGATAATATGGCCAGCCTATCTCGATTCACGAAAGTCACGGAGCCAGGGGCGAAGGGTGCCCCTTGAATACGCGGTTGAATCCCCAACTGCCAGTGAAATACTCAGGGCTGCAAAAAAACTCCAGCTTGAAGCCCGTATGGAATCTGATAAGTCATACCCTTCCTCATGGTGGGAATCATCAGGGAGGGTTATTGTTGAATATGAGGGGAGCAAGAGGGAACTCCTCATAAAACTTGCAAGGCTTTTGAGGTCCTCAAAGAAGAACTGA
- a CDS encoding uroporphyrinogen-III synthase translates to MSTGKLEGLRGKTIALTRPAERVSAAVKLIEGAGGRALVAPTLELRILKTDSLREVCRRAPEWDLVIFTSPASVESLFGTCRDFHEKIRGDCIVAVIGPKTARAASERGLRVDLVPEDYTAEGLLEALRKYDLKGMRVALPRTLSARRVLPLGLEKMGAEVLVAEAYQSGIPADTSPAEEMIDGILKGKVDAVTFTSPLTVENLFKIAGDKEGDLIHALRGIHVAAIGPITLRKLEEYGLDAVIPERYTVRDMLAELSERMMEGEQ, encoded by the coding sequence ATGTCTACCGGGAAATTAGAGGGTCTCAGGGGTAAGACCATCGCCCTCACAAGGCCCGCCGAGCGGGTGTCTGCTGCTGTTAAACTGATCGAGGGTGCCGGTGGAAGGGCCCTTGTCGCCCCAACCCTCGAGCTGCGGATCCTGAAAACAGATTCCCTCAGAGAGGTGTGCAGGAGGGCCCCTGAATGGGACCTGGTTATATTCACCTCTCCGGCGTCTGTTGAATCCCTGTTTGGCACATGCAGGGACTTTCATGAGAAAATCAGGGGTGACTGTATTGTCGCGGTCATAGGACCCAAGACCGCCCGTGCAGCATCCGAAAGGGGTCTCAGGGTGGATCTGGTGCCTGAAGATTACACCGCGGAGGGTCTCCTGGAGGCCCTCAGAAAATACGACCTCAAGGGGATGCGGGTGGCCCTTCCAAGGACACTCTCTGCAAGGAGGGTCCTCCCTCTGGGACTTGAGAAGATGGGCGCGGAGGTCCTTGTTGCAGAGGCCTACCAATCGGGGATACCAGCAGATACATCACCGGCAGAGGAAATGATAGATGGTATACTCAAAGGGAAGGTGGATGCTGTTACATTCACAAGTCCCCTCACAGTGGAAAACCTGTTTAAAATTGCAGGTGATAAGGAGGGGGATCTTATCCATGCCCTCAGGGGGATACACGTGGCTGCAATAGGCCCCATAACCCTCAGGAAACTTGAGGAGTATGGCCTTGATGCAGTCATCCCCGAGAGGTACACTGTCAGGGACATGCTAGCCGAACTTTCAGAGAGGATGATGGAGGGTGAACAATGA
- the cobA gene encoding uroporphyrinogen-III C-methyltransferase translates to MVVYLVGAGPGDPELITLKAIRVLERADVVVYDRLAGEEILRYAPEDAKLIYVGKKAGEHHKTQDEINRILVEEGKKHDTVVRLKGGDPFVFGRGGEELLALREAGVEARVIPGVTSAVGVPTSAGLPVTHRGVATSFTVVTGHEDPTKPEKQVHWDYRADTLIILMGVGNVRENMQEIMKHRPPETPVCVIENGTTEDERVILGTLEDIAEKDLRPPGIIVVGEVVNVYREIRGSQG, encoded by the coding sequence ATGGTGGTTTATCTTGTTGGGGCGGGTCCAGGGGACCCTGAACTCATAACACTTAAGGCCATAAGGGTTCTCGAGAGGGCTGACGTCGTTGTGTATGACAGGCTGGCAGGGGAGGAGATACTCAGATACGCCCCTGAAGACGCAAAACTGATATACGTGGGTAAAAAGGCCGGTGAACACCACAAAACACAGGATGAGATAAACAGGATCCTGGTTGAGGAAGGAAAGAAGCATGACACAGTGGTGAGGCTCAAGGGCGGCGACCCATTCGTGTTCGGAAGGGGTGGCGAGGAACTCCTTGCGCTCAGGGAGGCCGGAGTCGAGGCCAGGGTCATTCCAGGTGTGACCTCCGCTGTGGGCGTCCCCACATCTGCAGGGCTCCCTGTGACCCACAGGGGCGTTGCAACATCATTCACTGTTGTCACAGGACACGAGGACCCCACAAAACCTGAAAAACAGGTACACTGGGATTACAGGGCCGACACCCTCATAATACTCATGGGTGTCGGTAACGTGCGGGAGAACATGCAGGAGATAATGAAGCACCGTCCCCCTGAAACCCCTGTATGTGTGATTGAGAATGGTACAACAGAGGATGAGAGGGTTATCCTCGGCACCCTTGAGGACATAGCAGAAAAGGATCTGAGGCCGCCTGGAATCATAGTGGTGGGTGAGGTTGTTAATGTCTACCGGGAAATTAGAGGGTCTCAGGGGTAA
- the purQ gene encoding phosphoribosylformylglycinamidine synthase subunit PurQ — protein MRVGVIRFPGSNCDRDVYHVLELAGAEPEYVWWNQRDLGHLDAVIIPGGFSYGDYLRAGAIAAITPVMDAVKELVKEEKPVLGICNGAQILAEVGLVPGVFTVNEHPKFNCQWTSLQVKTTRTPFTGLFRRDEVIRMPVAHAEGRYYHENVSEVWDNDQVVLQFHGENPNGSLDGITGVCDESGLVCAVMPHPERASETILGSEDGFKFFRGIMKI, from the coding sequence ATGAGGGTGGGAGTTATAAGGTTTCCTGGATCCAACTGTGACCGTGACGTTTACCATGTCCTTGAACTCGCAGGGGCAGAGCCCGAGTATGTATGGTGGAATCAGCGGGACCTGGGACACCTGGACGCGGTTATAATCCCTGGGGGCTTCTCATACGGGGACTACCTGCGTGCAGGTGCAATCGCAGCCATAACACCCGTTATGGATGCTGTTAAGGAGCTGGTGAAGGAGGAGAAACCTGTTCTCGGAATATGTAACGGTGCGCAGATCCTGGCGGAGGTCGGCCTTGTCCCGGGGGTCTTCACCGTGAACGAGCACCCCAAATTCAACTGCCAGTGGACCAGCCTCCAGGTTAAGACCACAAGAACCCCCTTCACAGGACTTTTCAGAAGGGATGAGGTTATAAGGATGCCTGTTGCCCATGCAGAGGGGAGATACTACCATGAAAACGTCAGCGAGGTCTGGGATAACGACCAGGTCGTGCTGCAGTTCCATGGTGAAAACCCCAACGGCTCCCTTGATGGGATAACAGGGGTCTGCGATGAATCAGGACTGGTATGTGCTGTGATGCCCCACCCCGAAAGGGCCTCAGAGACGATACTCGGATCAGAGGACGGCTTCAAATTCTTCAGGGGCATAATGAAGATCTGA
- the purS gene encoding phosphoribosylformylglycinamidine synthase subunit PurS, with product MKFMVEVRIRLKKGMLNPEASTIERALALLGYEVENTDTSDIITFTMDEESPEDVRREVEDMCQRLLCNPVIHDYEFSITEMEG from the coding sequence ATGAAATTTATGGTTGAGGTCAGAATAAGGCTCAAGAAGGGCATGCTCAACCCTGAGGCGTCCACGATTGAGAGGGCCCTGGCACTCCTTGGATATGAGGTGGAGAATACCGATACAAGTGACATCATAACATTCACCATGGATGAGGAGAGTCCCGAGGATGTCAGGAGGGAGGTGGAGGATATGTGCCAGCGCCTCCTCTGCAACCCGGTTATCCACGACTACGAGTTCAGTATAACGGAAATGGAAGGCTGA
- the purC gene encoding phosphoribosylaminoimidazolesuccinocarboxamide synthase produces the protein MNVKIDGPLYSGKAKDVLMTDDPEIVAVRFRDDITAGDGEKKDTLEMKGYYNSVISAKIFEVLEGAGVPTQYLELPEPGCMLARKLEMIPIEVILRNIAAGSIVRRFPFTEGQEFRPPIIQMDYKSDEHGDPMLNEDIILALGIATRDEISEIRRMTLEINDVLVEFFREKGIILPDFKLEFGRDSSGRIRLGDEVSPDTCRLWDMETGKPLDKDIFRRGEEGVVSAYRRVAEMILDREDIERWNVKI, from the coding sequence ATGAACGTGAAAATAGATGGCCCACTCTACAGTGGTAAGGCAAAGGATGTTCTCATGACAGATGACCCTGAAATCGTTGCCGTGAGGTTCAGGGACGATATAACCGCAGGTGACGGTGAAAAGAAGGACACCCTTGAAATGAAGGGCTACTATAACTCTGTTATTTCAGCCAAAATATTTGAGGTCCTTGAGGGGGCCGGTGTACCAACCCAGTACCTGGAACTCCCGGAACCCGGCTGCATGCTTGCAAGGAAACTTGAGATGATACCCATAGAGGTTATACTGAGGAACATTGCAGCGGGAAGTATTGTTAGAAGGTTCCCCTTCACTGAGGGGCAGGAATTCAGGCCCCCGATCATACAGATGGACTACAAGAGCGACGAACACGGTGACCCCATGCTCAATGAGGACATAATCCTCGCCCTTGGGATAGCAACCAGGGACGAGATCTCAGAGATAAGGAGGATGACACTGGAGATAAACGATGTCCTTGTGGAGTTCTTCAGAGAAAAGGGCATAATTCTGCCTGACTTCAAACTGGAATTCGGAAGGGATTCCTCTGGGAGGATACGTCTGGGGGATGAGGTGAGCCCTGACACCTGCCGCCTCTGGGACATGGAGACCGGGAAACCACTGGACAAGGACATATTCCGCCGGGGAGAGGAGGGCGTTGTGAGCGCCTACAGAAGGGTTGCTGAGATGATACTTGACAGGGAAGACATTGAAAGATGGAACGTTAAAATCTGA